In a genomic window of Halalkalicoccus sp. CG83:
- a CDS encoding Lrp/AsnC family transcriptional regulator — protein sequence MRRQDAESGYRLDEIDRRIIYELMADARASSAPKIAEAVSVSPGTIRNRIERLEEEEILTGYHAHVDFERTSGRLTALFMCSVPFAERESVARAAYAIPGVVNIRLLMGGRRNFHVLAVGEDTTDLRRIGTALSEIGVEIEDEMLVEHEAVQPYAPFGPDEDERRKPPTDFVSLSGDSEVMELTVRTDAPIADVTISEAVERGVISDDPLIIAIEREGDVLTPHGDTHVRPDDVVTVFSRGGADDRTVNAFIGSSE from the coding sequence GTGCGCAGGCAAGACGCGGAGTCGGGGTACCGGCTCGACGAGATCGACCGACGGATCATCTACGAACTCATGGCCGACGCCCGCGCCAGTTCCGCGCCGAAGATCGCCGAAGCCGTAAGCGTCTCGCCGGGGACGATCCGCAATCGGATCGAACGGCTCGAGGAGGAGGAGATCCTGACGGGGTATCACGCACACGTCGATTTCGAACGAACCAGCGGACGGCTCACTGCCCTGTTCATGTGTAGCGTTCCGTTCGCCGAGCGAGAATCGGTCGCTCGCGCCGCGTACGCGATTCCGGGCGTCGTCAACATCCGGCTGCTGATGGGCGGCCGACGGAACTTCCACGTCCTCGCCGTCGGGGAGGACACCACCGATCTCCGACGGATCGGCACCGCCCTCTCCGAGATCGGCGTCGAGATCGAGGACGAGATGCTCGTCGAACACGAGGCGGTCCAGCCGTACGCTCCCTTCGGTCCCGACGAGGACGAACGCCGGAAACCGCCGACCGACTTCGTCAGCCTCTCGGGCGATTCGGAGGTCATGGAACTGACGGTGCGGACCGACGCTCCGATCGCGGACGTGACGATCTCGGAGGCGGTCGAGCGGGGCGTCATCAGCGACGACCCGTTGATCATCGCCATCGAACGGGAGGGAGACGTCCTTACGCCTCACGGTGATACGCACGTTCGACCGGACGACGTCGTGACGGTGTTCTCCCGGGGCGGTGCCGACGACCGAACCGTGAACGCGTTCATCGGCTCGTCCGAGTAG